In the genome of Chrysiogenes arsenatis DSM 11915, one region contains:
- a CDS encoding bifunctional diguanylate cyclase/phosphodiesterase: MKIRIPKPLLFFGVVALAMSAVVFFLLVHNYDSQQQRTAAQHGASVDAGYRATLNMFRLNADTHFQTQLNTLPIVAILEQAIETEDRALRDILRKQLRQLLDTEYQIMFQQGLKGLHFVFQDGTTFYRFHNPSQHSDSIFAIRPAMRQAIEQNTMVVGMEGGRSWPAYRHIYPLQTPEGKRLGIIEISLPFDIIQRELVKILPGFAINLILHRNESFDKVFTERQDLFTPSRIHADYFCENEHVSQSTQAFTHSPLAEHLSYALANSPTARARMDQQQSFSLPILEAQKGYIATFLAIEDLNRTFIGYVVALSEAPILIEQRRVVWGQFFGGLLLAVMSAIALWFVGRSWETLEKERQKLAVITDTIPDGLCVVEHSRGTVTLCNRGASEILGYPPDMIIGQVAHDLFHRHSQNDVTLENCPIYQATHQGESFRGEVELVNAAGHVFPAEVASQPIYNTERSSVLVFRDITARKEAEENIRHLAFYDALTSLPNRHLLLDRLGHAAAGAKRNSQNCALLLLDLDHFKNLNDTQGHAIGDQWLVEIARRFLQTMRKSDTVARLGGDEFAILLEDLGAEREEAAQRAERTAEKILDQLDIPFTFHGDAQGTDAAKVAAYRGAGSIGITLFSSDDEQGDTIIKHAEMAMYTAKESGRGTTRFFDPTMQTTLELRAALERDLRRAIDAQEFLLYFQPQVNENGGVIGAEALVRWQHPTRGLISPTLFIPIAEETGLIVPIGRWVLEAACQQLRRWQECPSTQHLFLSVNVSHRQFGQPDFVEHLQTVVHQTGIDPAFLKLELTESMVHRELEATIERMYAIQAMQISFSMDDFGTGYSCLSSLKRLPLNQLKVDKSFVDDIPHDPNAAAIVRTIVNMGQILGLEVIAEGVETEEQRQFLQSIGCRAHQGYLFGKPRAVMEPTDILK; the protein is encoded by the coding sequence ATGAAAATACGCATTCCAAAACCACTTCTCTTTTTTGGCGTTGTTGCGCTTGCGATGTCGGCAGTCGTGTTTTTCCTGTTGGTGCATAACTATGATTCCCAGCAGCAACGAACTGCCGCCCAGCACGGTGCGAGCGTTGATGCGGGGTATCGGGCTACGCTCAACATGTTCCGCCTCAACGCGGACACTCATTTTCAAACGCAACTCAATACGCTACCCATTGTTGCGATATTAGAGCAGGCGATTGAAACGGAGGATCGTGCTCTGCGCGATATTTTACGTAAGCAGCTCCGTCAATTGCTCGACACGGAATATCAGATTATGTTTCAGCAGGGGCTTAAAGGGCTTCACTTTGTTTTTCAAGATGGAACCACTTTTTACCGCTTTCACAATCCAAGCCAGCATAGCGACTCCATTTTTGCGATTCGTCCTGCTATGCGTCAGGCAATCGAACAAAACACGATGGTGGTTGGCATGGAAGGGGGGCGGTCTTGGCCGGCGTACCGTCACATTTACCCACTGCAAACTCCTGAAGGAAAGCGGTTGGGAATTATCGAAATTTCACTCCCTTTTGATATTATTCAGCGCGAACTGGTCAAGATACTTCCTGGCTTCGCGATTAACCTTATCCTCCACCGCAACGAGTCGTTTGATAAGGTGTTCACCGAGCGGCAAGATCTTTTCACCCCGTCGCGCATTCACGCCGATTACTTTTGCGAAAATGAGCATGTTTCGCAGAGCACCCAAGCGTTTACTCATTCACCACTGGCAGAGCATTTAAGCTACGCGTTGGCCAATTCGCCAACCGCTCGGGCACGAATGGATCAGCAACAGAGCTTTTCCTTGCCCATTCTTGAAGCCCAAAAAGGGTATATCGCTACGTTCCTCGCTATTGAGGATCTCAATAGGACGTTTATCGGGTATGTTGTCGCGCTCAGCGAAGCTCCTATCCTGATTGAACAAAGACGCGTGGTCTGGGGGCAGTTTTTTGGTGGTTTACTCTTGGCTGTCATGAGCGCCATTGCCCTGTGGTTTGTAGGGCGTAGTTGGGAAACGCTGGAAAAAGAGCGGCAAAAGCTGGCAGTGATTACCGATACGATTCCCGATGGTCTCTGTGTTGTGGAGCATAGTCGCGGTACGGTGACCCTTTGCAACCGCGGGGCGAGCGAAATTCTGGGCTACCCGCCTGATATGATTATCGGGCAAGTGGCGCACGATCTTTTTCACCGTCATTCCCAAAATGATGTGACTCTAGAGAATTGCCCCATCTACCAAGCCACTCATCAGGGGGAGTCGTTTCGCGGTGAAGTGGAGTTGGTTAATGCCGCCGGTCACGTATTTCCCGCCGAAGTTGCGAGCCAGCCGATCTATAATACTGAGCGAAGTTCGGTCTTAGTGTTTCGCGATATTACGGCTCGTAAAGAAGCCGAAGAGAATATTCGCCATCTGGCGTTTTACGATGCTCTTACCAGCTTGCCGAACCGTCATTTACTGCTTGACCGTTTGGGGCACGCAGCGGCGGGCGCAAAACGGAATAGCCAGAACTGCGCGCTCCTGCTTTTAGACCTCGACCACTTTAAGAATCTCAACGATACCCAAGGGCATGCCATTGGTGATCAATGGCTGGTCGAAATCGCCCGTCGTTTTTTACAAACGATGCGCAAGTCCGATACGGTAGCGCGGTTGGGGGGAGATGAGTTCGCTATTCTCCTTGAAGATCTCGGCGCGGAACGGGAAGAAGCAGCCCAGCGTGCGGAACGGACGGCGGAAAAGATTCTCGATCAACTTGATATCCCTTTCACCTTTCATGGCGATGCGCAAGGAACTGATGCCGCTAAGGTTGCGGCTTACCGTGGTGCCGGAAGCATTGGCATTACCCTTTTTTCAAGTGATGATGAACAGGGTGATACCATTATTAAGCACGCCGAAATGGCGATGTATACAGCAAAAGAGTCGGGGCGGGGTACGACGCGCTTCTTTGATCCAACAATGCAGACGACGCTGGAGCTTCGCGCTGCGCTAGAACGCGATCTGCGGCGAGCCATCGATGCGCAAGAGTTTCTGCTCTATTTCCAGCCACAAGTGAACGAAAATGGGGGAGTGATAGGGGCAGAAGCCCTCGTCCGCTGGCAGCACCCCACGCGCGGGTTAATATCGCCCACGCTGTTTATTCCGATTGCAGAAGAAACGGGCTTGATTGTCCCCATCGGGCGTTGGGTGCTCGAAGCGGCGTGTCAGCAATTGCGGCGCTGGCAAGAGTGCCCCAGTACGCAACACTTGTTTCTTTCGGTGAATGTGAGCCATCGTCAATTTGGTCAGCCTGATTTTGTGGAACACCTCCAGACAGTGGTGCATCAAACTGGTATTGACCCCGCCTTCCTAAAGTTAGAGTTGACCGAAAGCATGGTGCACCGCGAACTCGAAGCAACGATTGAACGGATGTACGCGATTCAGGCGATGCAGATCAGCTTTTCGATGGACGATTTTGGCACGGGCTATTCATGCCTGAGTTCGCTCAAACGACTGCCACTCAATCAACTAAAAGTTGATAAATCGTTTGTCGATGATATTCCGCACGACCCCAACGCCGCCGCCATTGTCCGTACGATCGTCAATATGGGGCAAATTTTGGGGCTGGAAGTTATCGCCGAAGGGGTAGAAACGGAAGAGCAACGGCAGTTCTTGCAGTCCATTGGGTGCCGCGCGCATCAAGGGTATCTGTTCGGTAAGCCGCGCGCAGTGATGGAGCCAACCGATATTTTAAAATGA
- the cbiM gene encoding cobalt transporter CbiM, which yields MHIPDGLLPLPAVLGGFVATGIATWYALRQINRSSNPRAGIPKAALLSAAFFVLSSIAIPIPPASVHLTLCGMLGVLLGVYAVPAILIGLFLQAILFGHGGITTLGVNGIMLGAPALIAMMLFRIGTAKCQSERCALIIGGFAGALGAALAVLIFAGIVIGFLPAALHGSTERTAITFFMMAHAPLIIAEGVVTGLLIVFLRRVHPQLLQGS from the coding sequence ATGCACATACCTGATGGACTTCTTCCTCTTCCCGCAGTTCTTGGCGGATTTGTGGCTACAGGTATTGCTACGTGGTACGCGCTCAGGCAGATCAATCGTTCCTCCAATCCTCGTGCCGGAATACCAAAAGCCGCTCTGCTCAGTGCCGCTTTTTTTGTTTTGAGCTCCATCGCTATCCCTATCCCTCCCGCCAGCGTTCACCTGACGCTTTGCGGTATGCTTGGCGTGTTGTTGGGTGTGTATGCGGTTCCGGCAATCCTTATCGGTCTCTTTCTTCAAGCCATACTATTCGGGCATGGTGGCATTACAACATTGGGAGTGAACGGAATCATGCTCGGTGCTCCGGCGCTCATAGCCATGATGCTCTTTCGGATAGGAACCGCGAAATGTCAGTCAGAAAGGTGCGCGCTGATTATTGGTGGATTTGCTGGAGCGCTTGGAGCTGCATTGGCGGTGCTGATTTTTGCAGGGATTGTTATCGGTTTTCTTCCTGCAGCACTTCATGGCAGCACCGAGCGTACGGCGATAACGTTTTTTATGATGGCTCATGCACCGCTGATTATTGCCGAAGGGGTCGTGACTGGACTCTTGATCGTTTTTCTGCGCCGCGTGCATCCTCAGTTATTGCAGGGTTCATAG
- a CDS encoding alkaline phosphatase family protein, whose amino-acid sequence MYLIIFAICLNVFLSINALSASPMPPMQVVVVSIDALHPNALTKENSPHLVDIMQRGHYTLRGTSTQPPKTLIAHSAMITGHEQRQNNDWKPGEPTIAGSTIFDWAKSKGMATAFYYSKPKLGYLQSRAVDSAALSPDDAQGHAERFLAKNAHAFAFVHISGLDWQGPVTGWLSPGYNEVLRFIDKELKTLIDSLAARKNFLLIVTSDHAGHGKIHGSDHPEDDKLPLIAWSDTCNTSHVTDKIFHVTMLASTIESLLRQCVLPPK is encoded by the coding sequence ATGTATCTGATTATTTTTGCCATATGCCTGAACGTGTTTTTGTCTATAAACGCACTGTCGGCTTCACCAATGCCGCCGATGCAAGTTGTTGTTGTTTCTATCGATGCGCTTCATCCCAATGCTCTTACCAAAGAGAATAGCCCGCATCTTGTGGATATTATGCAGCGCGGCCACTACACGCTACGTGGCACCAGCACGCAGCCACCAAAAACACTCATTGCGCACAGCGCCATGATAACTGGCCATGAACAGCGGCAAAACAATGACTGGAAGCCGGGCGAGCCGACTATTGCCGGATCAACGATTTTCGATTGGGCGAAAAGCAAGGGGATGGCAACCGCCTTCTATTATAGCAAGCCAAAATTAGGCTACTTGCAGAGCCGTGCTGTCGATAGTGCGGCTCTCAGCCCAGATGACGCTCAGGGTCATGCCGAGCGGTTTCTCGCAAAAAATGCACATGCCTTTGCCTTCGTGCACATCAGCGGCCTAGATTGGCAAGGGCCGGTGACCGGTTGGCTTTCACCAGGCTACAACGAAGTACTCCGCTTTATTGACAAAGAACTCAAGACACTTATTGATAGTTTGGCAGCACGAAAAAACTTTCTTTTGATTGTCACCAGCGACCATGCTGGACACGGCAAAATTCACGGCTCTGACCATCCTGAAGACGACAAGCTCCCGCTGATCGCATGGAGCGACACGTGCAACACCTCACACGTGACTGATAAAATATTTCATGTCACCATGCTCGCATCAACTATCGAAAGCCTCCTACGGCAGTGCGTGCTGCCGCCAAAATAG
- a CDS encoding methyl-accepting chemotaxis protein: protein MKNLSVGYRMLAGFLFVALLCVVVGATGWFALGKMEQNILEVGEVRLPSVSSLLELSNAAANIRVAQRTLLNQALSNEERERQFASIAAEEANAKRAWDKFAALPQSGEEEVLWNAFVPLYEDYLKENAHYLRLIRELSNYGVINPQGVIASLQQFRGDHLIVMERLDTALRTGTDFPGGDNPTQCNFGRWLASFRTSNSTLAALIASASQDHNRFHEYAGQIKELANQGEVARGHQLLRGEMQQAVNGVFATFAKMLDVVEEVNMLYQEMEFRVLVRQAERQQEMLTALQKIIELNESIAADSVRYSMDDVQQASVTIIMVALVALVLAIVLGIFLTRNITRPILQGVAFAQRVADGDLSQKLDLDQKDEMGRLVGALNAMVESLRHTVSDIQLSADGVASASEELGSSASQMSAGMDQQAERVALIASASLEMAQTSTEIARNMHTIQDNAASALEQSRKGGDVVQQSAIEMVAIAEQVVKASSSAGELKQKADKVQQVIEVINGIADQTNLLALNAAIEAARAGEAGRGFAVVADEVRKLAERSGSSAHEISEIIKSIQEGVTHVVRAMELVTSKAQTGEALSKETDKAFMIILAGMEGLQDLITQNAAGVEEMSATADQITEDIQTISSTAEETASVANEVAHAAEGLAQLATSVQQSVSGFRLENARPLLSPRQS from the coding sequence ATGAAGAATCTTTCAGTTGGTTATCGGATGTTAGCAGGCTTTTTGTTTGTCGCATTATTGTGTGTGGTTGTTGGTGCGACCGGCTGGTTCGCACTTGGGAAAATGGAACAAAATATTCTCGAAGTGGGTGAGGTGCGTCTTCCGAGTGTTTCAAGCTTACTGGAACTCAGTAATGCCGCAGCCAATATCCGTGTGGCACAGCGAACACTTTTGAATCAAGCCCTTTCGAACGAAGAGCGCGAACGTCAGTTTGCCTCGATTGCTGCTGAAGAAGCCAACGCCAAGCGGGCATGGGATAAGTTTGCCGCTCTTCCCCAGAGTGGCGAAGAGGAAGTGCTCTGGAATGCCTTTGTGCCGCTGTATGAGGATTATCTCAAGGAAAATGCACACTATCTGCGGCTGATTCGCGAACTGAGCAATTACGGTGTGATTAATCCGCAAGGGGTCATTGCCTCATTGCAACAGTTTCGTGGTGATCACCTGATAGTAATGGAACGACTTGATACAGCCTTACGTACAGGGACAGACTTCCCTGGCGGCGATAACCCAACCCAGTGTAACTTTGGCCGTTGGCTGGCATCGTTCCGGACTTCGAATTCGACACTTGCGGCATTAATCGCCAGCGCGTCACAAGACCATAACCGTTTCCACGAATATGCAGGGCAAATTAAAGAGTTAGCCAATCAGGGAGAAGTAGCGCGTGGGCATCAACTCCTGAGAGGTGAAATGCAACAAGCGGTTAATGGGGTATTTGCCACGTTTGCCAAAATGCTCGACGTCGTTGAAGAAGTCAATATGCTGTACCAGGAAATGGAATTTCGCGTATTGGTTCGACAGGCGGAGCGCCAACAGGAAATGTTGACGGCGTTGCAGAAGATTATCGAGCTGAACGAGTCGATTGCTGCTGATTCGGTTCGCTACTCGATGGACGATGTGCAACAGGCGAGCGTGACCATTATTATGGTCGCGTTGGTGGCGCTGGTTCTGGCGATAGTGCTTGGTATATTTCTCACACGCAATATTACACGGCCAATTCTTCAGGGTGTAGCGTTTGCCCAACGAGTAGCGGACGGAGATCTTTCGCAAAAACTCGATCTTGATCAGAAGGACGAAATGGGGAGGCTGGTCGGCGCCCTCAACGCGATGGTAGAAAGCTTACGCCATACTGTCAGCGACATTCAACTTTCAGCCGATGGGGTAGCTTCAGCCAGTGAAGAGCTTGGCAGTTCTGCCAGTCAAATGAGCGCTGGCATGGATCAGCAAGCTGAGCGGGTGGCGCTGATAGCTTCGGCGTCGTTAGAGATGGCACAAACTTCAACCGAGATTGCCCGCAACATGCACACCATTCAAGACAATGCCGCGAGTGCGCTGGAGCAATCGCGCAAAGGGGGCGATGTGGTGCAACAGTCTGCTATCGAAATGGTTGCGATAGCGGAGCAGGTGGTGAAGGCGTCGAGCTCGGCGGGAGAGTTGAAGCAAAAAGCGGATAAGGTACAGCAGGTTATCGAAGTTATTAACGGTATTGCTGATCAAACAAACCTGTTAGCACTCAATGCTGCCATCGAAGCAGCTCGTGCCGGCGAAGCTGGGCGTGGATTTGCCGTGGTAGCCGACGAGGTGCGCAAGCTGGCAGAACGAAGTGGCTCTTCGGCGCACGAAATCAGCGAAATCATCAAAAGCATCCAAGAAGGTGTTACGCATGTAGTGCGGGCGATGGAGCTGGTGACGAGCAAGGCGCAAACAGGCGAAGCCCTTTCCAAAGAGACAGATAAGGCATTTATGATAATTCTCGCTGGCATGGAAGGTCTGCAAGATTTGATTACGCAGAACGCGGCTGGTGTTGAAGAGATGTCAGCCACCGCCGATCAGATAACCGAAGATATCCAAACGATCTCATCCACGGCTGAAGAGACCGCCTCCGTCGCAAACGAAGTAGCCCATGCCGCTGAAGGGTTGGCACAACTCGCTACCAGTGTTCAGCAGAGTGTTTCTGGTTTCCGCTTAGAAAATGCGCGACCGTTGCTGTCGCCACGTCAGTCATAG
- a CDS encoding GGDEF domain-containing protein: protein MRIAVLYPADSVKHFFALIVVLGIVSIGMIAFFSAYGMQKTITNQIAVDAQDDATHVAQALLETYSDMILQQQVNDQTRVYIESDQAQEFDYTIRRFLFPFEIHKIKIFNQSGRVVYSTDSAIIGMLDSDNPRLQRALAGEVDASMKRKGSMVDLKGEQVFGIDVVETYVPIQTADGTVVGAFEIYKDVTRYAEAGKNLIAENVTLLGIVLILVFAPSMIVVRILTSRLASAQRQLKQQATIDGLTGVLVRNEVLTQARERLSLYGNGQHGTCSLASHSLILIDVDYFKKVNDTCGHQAGDFVLKEVCARIASVLRESDLFGRFGGEEFLVVLPETTLETARAIAERIRGIIEKNPFVWNDSELAITISLGVAALRNPSDREMQVALGKADQALYLAKGGGRNRVEVVDAL, encoded by the coding sequence ATGCGTATTGCCGTGTTGTATCCTGCTGATTCTGTCAAACACTTCTTTGCGCTTATTGTTGTACTTGGCATAGTATCTATCGGCATGATTGCGTTTTTTTCAGCGTATGGTATGCAAAAAACGATAACGAACCAAATTGCTGTCGATGCTCAGGATGATGCGACTCATGTAGCGCAAGCGCTGTTGGAAACCTATTCTGACATGATTTTGCAGCAGCAGGTAAACGATCAGACTCGGGTTTACATTGAAAGTGATCAGGCGCAGGAATTCGATTATACCATCCGTCGCTTCTTGTTTCCCTTTGAGATCCATAAGATCAAGATATTCAATCAGTCTGGTCGGGTGGTTTACAGCACCGACTCTGCTATTATTGGCATGTTAGATAGCGACAACCCGCGCTTGCAGCGTGCTCTGGCTGGTGAAGTCGATGCCTCTATGAAGCGTAAGGGCAGCATGGTTGACTTAAAGGGTGAGCAGGTATTTGGTATCGATGTGGTTGAAACATATGTTCCCATTCAAACAGCAGATGGTACGGTTGTTGGTGCCTTTGAGATATATAAGGACGTTACCCGTTACGCGGAGGCAGGAAAAAATCTGATAGCCGAGAATGTAACGCTTCTTGGGATTGTTCTTATTCTCGTTTTTGCCCCTTCAATGATAGTTGTGCGTATATTGACAAGTCGGTTGGCATCTGCACAGCGTCAACTCAAGCAACAGGCTACGATTGATGGTCTTACAGGTGTCCTTGTGCGTAACGAAGTGCTTACCCAAGCGCGTGAGCGGCTTTCGCTATATGGTAATGGGCAGCATGGTACCTGCTCGTTGGCGTCCCACAGCCTTATTCTCATAGATGTTGATTATTTTAAAAAAGTGAATGATACCTGCGGACATCAGGCAGGCGATTTTGTTTTGAAAGAGGTGTGTGCACGGATCGCTTCTGTGTTGCGCGAAAGCGATTTGTTCGGGCGCTTTGGTGGCGAGGAGTTTTTGGTAGTTTTGCCTGAAACAACGCTGGAAACGGCACGGGCTATTGCCGAACGTATACGGGGTATTATAGAGAAAAATCCATTTGTGTGGAATGACTCCGAGTTAGCCATTACAATTAGTCTCGGTGTGGCTGCGTTGCGCAATCCGAGTGACCGGGAAATGCAGGTAGCGCTGGGCAAAGCAGACCAAGCACTTTACCTTGCCAAAGGCGGTGGGCGTAATAGAGTGGAAGTTGTTGATGCGCTTTAG
- a CDS encoding DUF4405 domain-containing protein, protein MSNRPASTFLMRRFTSLFLGFCALVSLVSGFVLYVVPAGRLADWNGWSLFGLSKSEWGSLHTIPSFFFFVLLLFHLFYNWNVLMAYLKDRISRSFTLTKELVIAVVLTLIVIHGSIVQYQPFGAIMHFGEYTKGLWYQGEKQNPPFGHAELASMKSLSQKMGFKTKSVLLLLQESGFPEVTPDTTLADLAQQSGKTPAHIFDQIANDDRAYE, encoded by the coding sequence ATGTCGAACAGACCAGCTTCCACATTCCTTATGCGCCGTTTCACTTCGCTTTTTTTGGGCTTTTGCGCACTCGTCTCGCTCGTTTCAGGCTTTGTATTGTATGTCGTCCCTGCAGGTCGCTTGGCGGACTGGAATGGTTGGAGCTTGTTTGGTTTGAGCAAAAGCGAATGGGGAAGCTTGCATACGATCCCAAGTTTCTTCTTTTTCGTGCTGCTTCTGTTTCATCTCTTTTATAACTGGAACGTGCTTATGGCGTACCTAAAAGACCGCATTTCGCGCTCATTCACCCTGACGAAAGAGCTGGTAATTGCGGTTGTTTTGACACTGATAGTCATACATGGCTCCATCGTGCAGTATCAACCATTCGGTGCAATAATGCATTTTGGCGAATACACAAAAGGACTTTGGTATCAAGGCGAAAAGCAGAATCCCCCGTTCGGCCATGCCGAGCTTGCCTCAATGAAATCGCTTAGCCAGAAGATGGGATTTAAAACAAAATCGGTCTTACTTCTTCTACAAGAATCAGGGTTTCCTGAAGTAACACCTGACACGACGCTTGCGGATCTTGCACAGCAGTCGGGAAAGACACCCGCGCACATCTTTGACCAGATCGCCAATGATGACCGCGCGTACGAGTAA
- a CDS encoding DUF3373 family protein, whose protein sequence is MRQKKVLLAALAVAALSVPSFASVNIDALQQQINELQQQLLQLKTQQEQQVEQLKVQQEKQVDQSKTMERALRQAQRKSITDKLDWSVDFTTYVEQQKYKDLRGIKKPAMDMLMAMPGVVGNMTFANMGAMSQSFQPQSLVAQMGGALGNGTSVMLGGTGNPFLIDFIEKRSGQNTVDGTLSAAENAAANGMFASMNPNQLDKFDADNDSLLKNKLRLHVDAKPNPNLHFGATLAMYKAFGDSANVKWMNGTPGSMGFDGVKSSSPDGVDLSVERAFVTASFDTFTIPSTFSFGRRPSTEGAPLEVKKGTPLGGSPLANMIQWEFDGFSYQLNFDELTEIPGLYLKLCYGIGFENQNGNAMSATNGSAVPELNDVNLFGIILQAYDDHQYKAIMSYARAFEVTDGFSGTTVMPYIVNFQDTNNDGERGFGDTITGITQNWDGFVSRIEPTKHLGDLDMASLLFQGDNFGLKWFVNYGYSKTRPNGQYSRNPFAMMTGKVGLLNDIAFDAMGNPDYSSLTKSRTGHSIYVGGSYALPWEGRVGLEYNQGSQYWMSFTGAADDTIGSKLAARGQVWEGYYAHTFFKNLEVQLGAQLYDYKYTGSGSQLGAPVEINDSMKVADTFMPVVDKAQNFYLQMKFRY, encoded by the coding sequence ATGAGACAGAAAAAGGTACTTTTGGCCGCACTCGCGGTCGCTGCTCTGAGCGTTCCTTCGTTTGCTTCCGTCAATATTGATGCATTGCAACAACAGATCAATGAATTACAGCAACAGTTGCTCCAACTGAAAACACAACAAGAACAGCAAGTTGAGCAGCTAAAGGTACAACAAGAAAAGCAAGTCGACCAAAGCAAAACTATGGAGCGGGCACTCCGCCAAGCGCAACGCAAGTCGATCACCGATAAACTGGATTGGAGTGTCGACTTTACCACGTACGTTGAGCAGCAAAAGTACAAAGATTTGCGTGGGATTAAAAAACCGGCAATGGATATGTTGATGGCAATGCCAGGGGTTGTTGGTAATATGACATTCGCCAATATGGGTGCGATGTCGCAGAGTTTTCAGCCTCAATCGCTGGTTGCGCAAATGGGTGGAGCACTTGGTAATGGTACTTCCGTGATGTTAGGCGGCACTGGTAATCCATTTCTCATAGATTTTATTGAGAAGCGTTCTGGCCAGAATACCGTTGATGGAACGTTAAGCGCTGCTGAAAATGCGGCTGCTAATGGCATGTTCGCCAGCATGAATCCTAACCAACTCGACAAATTCGATGCCGACAACGATTCTCTCCTGAAAAATAAACTTCGCTTGCACGTTGATGCCAAGCCAAATCCTAACCTTCACTTCGGCGCAACGCTTGCCATGTACAAAGCATTTGGCGATAGCGCTAACGTGAAGTGGATGAATGGAACTCCCGGCTCTATGGGATTCGATGGTGTCAAATCATCGTCGCCAGATGGTGTTGATCTTTCCGTGGAGCGGGCGTTTGTGACCGCCAGCTTTGACACGTTTACCATCCCTTCAACGTTTAGCTTTGGCCGTCGCCCATCAACGGAAGGGGCACCATTGGAAGTCAAAAAAGGGACTCCGCTTGGTGGGTCGCCATTGGCAAACATGATCCAGTGGGAGTTTGACGGCTTCAGTTATCAACTGAATTTCGATGAGTTAACCGAAATTCCCGGTCTCTACCTGAAGCTCTGCTACGGTATTGGCTTTGAAAACCAAAATGGCAATGCTATGAGCGCGACGAATGGTTCGGCTGTGCCAGAACTCAATGACGTCAACCTCTTTGGTATTATCCTGCAAGCGTACGACGATCATCAGTACAAAGCGATCATGAGTTACGCGCGTGCCTTTGAGGTGACCGATGGCTTTAGCGGCACCACCGTGATGCCGTACATCGTAAACTTCCAGGACACCAATAACGATGGAGAACGTGGTTTTGGCGATACGATTACCGGCATAACGCAAAACTGGGATGGCTTCGTATCACGCATCGAGCCGACCAAGCACCTTGGCGATCTCGACATGGCATCGCTACTGTTTCAGGGTGACAACTTCGGCCTCAAGTGGTTTGTCAACTACGGTTACTCTAAAACTCGCCCTAACGGCCAGTATAGCCGCAATCCGTTTGCTATGATGACCGGTAAAGTTGGCCTGCTGAATGATATTGCTTTCGATGCCATGGGAAATCCCGACTACTCTTCACTCACCAAATCACGTACCGGTCACTCCATCTATGTTGGTGGTTCGTATGCGCTGCCATGGGAAGGGCGAGTCGGTTTGGAATACAATCAGGGGTCGCAATACTGGATGAGCTTCACTGGTGCAGCGGATGATACGATTGGTTCTAAACTGGCGGCACGCGGTCAAGTATGGGAAGGCTATTACGCCCACACCTTCTTTAAGAATCTCGAAGTACAGCTCGGCGCTCAATTGTATGACTACAAATACACTGGATCCGGCTCACAGCTTGGCGCTCCGGTCGAAATTAACGACAGCATGAAAGTGGCCGATACGTTTATGCCAGTCGTCGACAAAGCACAGAACTTCTATCTACAAATGAAATTCCGTTACTAA
- a CDS encoding c-type cytochrome, which produces MKLKALLTGAIVASAVFFAVSAIAAPPEDGKGPRGRFVFKKECRTCHDGAKASDMNPNTFTMEQWIERLDNMMALPCAAEWKEKVKEQDLKNIYRYLHDGALDSPQPATCG; this is translated from the coding sequence ATGAAGCTCAAAGCACTGTTAACTGGAGCAATTGTCGCATCTGCTGTTTTTTTTGCAGTATCAGCTATCGCTGCGCCACCAGAAGATGGCAAGGGGCCACGCGGGAGATTCGTGTTCAAGAAAGAATGCCGTACATGTCATGATGGCGCGAAAGCAAGTGATATGAATCCGAACACCTTTACGATGGAACAGTGGATTGAGCGCCTTGACAACATGATGGCGTTGCCTTGTGCTGCGGAGTGGAAAGAGAAAGTCAAAGAGCAGGATTTGAAAAATATTTACCGTTATCTGCACGACGGCGCTCTTGATTCGCCACAACCTGCGACCTGTGGGTAA